One Paenibacillus sp. SYP-B4298 genomic window, ATAAGGGCATTATCTTCTGACGTGTGTCGACCTTTTGATAGGAACCGTAAAGGATTGTTGCTTGGTGAAGGGGCAGGGGTTCTTATATTGGAGAGGTACTCTACGGTTGTACAACGGGGAGGCCCTGTACGAGCGTCAATATTGGGGTATGGAGCGAACTGTGATGCCCATCATATTACACAGCCCGACCCAGGCGCATACGGTTCTATTCGTGCAATGAATGCCGCATTGGAGATGGCGGGCGTCAACAGTGGCCAGATCGGTTATGTGAGTGCCCATGGTACTGGAACATTGGCGAATGACCGCATGGAATCCAAAGCGCTCAACGACGTTTTTGGAGGTGCAATCCGAACGAGCTCCATTAAGGGGCATATTGGGCATACGCTGGGCGCTGCCAGTGCGATTGAAGCGGCGATGTGTGTCAAAGTGCTTGAGACAGGGCTTCTGCCTCCGACATTGAACTTGATCTCCAAAGATCCGGATTGTCAGGTGGATGTCATTGCCGGGGAACCCGTTCAGGCAGACGTAGATTATGTACTATCCAATGCCTATGCCTTCGGAGGCATTAATACGTCTGTCATATTCGGACAGGCAAGAGAAATGTAAATACAATCCTGAGAGATTCAAAGGAGTAGCAGCGAATGAAAAGAGTAGCAATCACTGGTGTTGGGGCCATTACTCCAGCAGGATTAGGACTCTCCTTTCTTCCTTCTCCAGAAGGGTTTAAAGACTGGGGAAACCACATGCTGCCTGACCTTAATCCAGCCGACTATGGTTGGAAGGGTCTCACCCGTCTATCTC contains:
- a CDS encoding beta-ketoacyl-[acyl-carrier-protein] synthase family protein, yielding MMRNDPIIVTGIGAITSIGANVESTWEGLLTGRSGVKRIRSFDVSRHASQVGCEIENIESYFLHHQPAGRATSLLLLATEDALHDARMTDSEGKRIGICVGTTMGEIAPFEEVLAGNRPSGYGGTRVIGQWVADELNLTGPRWTITNACAAGNIAIMRAMEELWAGRADVMVAAGVDAMSWIAYTGFGSIRALSSDVCRPFDRNRKGLLLGEGAGVLILERYSTVVQRGGPVRASILGYGANCDAHHITQPDPGAYGSIRAMNAALEMAGVNSGQIGYVSAHGTGTLANDRMESKALNDVFGGAIRTSSIKGHIGHTLGAASAIEAAMCVKVLETGLLPPTLNLISKDPDCQVDVIAGEPVQADVDYVLSNAYAFGGINTSVIFGQAREM